The genomic region TTCGTGGCCATCGGCCCGCTGACCATCGACATGTACCTGCCGGCGCTCCCGACGATCACGCGTGAGCTCGAGACGACGTCGGCCGCGGTGCAGCTGACGCTGACCGGCACGCTCATCGGTCTCGCGCTCGGCCAGCTGGTGCTGGGCCCGCTGTCCGACGCGTTCGGCCGGCGCCGGCCGCTGCTGGCCGGCACCGCCCTGCACGTGCTGGCCTCGCTCCTGGTGATCGTCGCCCCGAACCTGGCGGTCCTCGGTGGGCTCCGCGTGCTGCAGGGCGTCGGGACGGCGGCCGGGGCGGTGGTCGCCCTCGCGATCGTGCGCGACCTCTACGACGGGCGGGCCGCGGCCACGATGCTCTCGCGGTTGTTCCTCGTCCTGGGCGCGGCGCCGGTGCTCGCGCCCACCATCGGCGGGGAGCTGCTGCGGTTCACCTCCTGGCGCGGGATCTTCGCGTTCCTCGCCGTCTACGGCGTCGTCATGATCGTCGTGGGCTACCGCCTCCTGCCGGAGACGCTGCCACCGGAGCGCCGGGTGAGCAGCGGCGTCCGGGGGACCCTGCGCGGCTACCGGAGCCTGTTCCGCGACCGGGCCTACGTCGGCCTCGTGCTGGTCGCCGGGCTGACGATGGCCGGCCTGTTCAGCTACGTCTCCGGCTCGGCCTTCGTCTACCAGGGCGAGTTCGGCCTCGACGAGCAGCAGTTCGGGCTGCTCTTCGGCGCCGGCGCGTTCTGGCTCATCGCGGCCACCCAGCTCAACCCGCTCCTGCTGCGCCGGTGGTCGCCGCAGCAACTGCTGGTGGCCGGCACGGTCGCCGGCGCCGCGGCCGGCGCCGCCCTGGTGGTCCTCGCCGGCACGGGGACCGGCGGCCTGCCCGCCGTCGCGGGCTCGCTGTGGGCCGTGCTCTTCGCCTGCGGTCTGGCCCTGCCGAACGCTCCGGCGCTCGCCCTCTCCCGGCACGGGGACGCCGCCGGGACCGCCGCGGCCCTGCTGGGGGCCATCCAGTTCGGCGTGGGCGCCGTCGTCTCCCCGGTGGTCGGCCTGCTCGGCAACGACGCGGTGGCCATCGGCACCGTCGTCGTCACCGCGCTGGTGCTCGCGATCGCGGTCCTCGCGCTGGTCGTGCGGCCGTGGGAGCTGCCCGTGCCCGACGATGACGCGGTTCCCGTCGCGGCGCACTGAGGCACACGATCCGGTGCCGTGCGCCGGATCGCTGGTGGCTCCTGCCCTGGTCAAAAGGGCCGCGACCAGCCACGATGGCCGTGACATGAGCCACCGTCGGCGGAGCCTCCTGTGCCGTCGGCCGTGAATCCCTGGCTGGCGCTCCCCACGGGGCGGCCCGGCCCGGACCACGACCGGCGGCTGCGCGCTGCCCACGAGCGGCTGGTGACCGGGACGGCGCTCGGCGACGGACCGGCCGACATCGCGGTGCGCTCGGTGGTCCACGACTCGTGGCGGCGCTCCCTCGGCAGCGGCGTCGACCCCGACGGCGGGGAGCCCCCGGTCGACCTGCTGGACGACGACCTGATCGCCTACCGCGAGGCCCATCCGTTGGCCCTGGTCATGCCGGTGATCCGGCGGCTCCTGGTCGAGGACGCCGAGGACGGCCGGATGATCGTGGCGGTCACCGACGCCGGCGGCCGGATGCTCTGGGTGGAGGGCGACTCCGCGCTGCGCTCCCGGGCGGCGGGCATGCACTTCGTCGAGGGCGCCCGCTGGTCCGAGGAGGTCGTGGGCACCAACGCCCCCGGCACCGCGCTCGCCGTCGACCACGCCGTCCAGATCTACGGCAGCGAGCACTTCCGGCGGCCGGTCCAGCCGTGGAGCTGCTCGGCCGCGCCCGTGCACGACCCGGTGACCGGCGTCCTGCTGGGCGCGATCGACGTGACCGGCGGGGACCACGTGGCCAGTCCGCACGTGCTCACGCTCGTCCGCGCGACGGTCGCTGCGGTGGAGTCCGAGCTGCGCTGGCAGCACCGCGAGCAGCTCCAGCGGGGGAGCCGTGCGACGCCGCTGCAACGACTGGCCCCCCGGCTCGACGTGCTCGGCCGGGAGCGCGCCAGGCTCACCCTGCCGGCCGGCCCGGTGGAGCTGTCGCTGCGGCACTCCGAACTGCTGCTCCTGCTGGCCGAGGCCGCCGTCGCCGGCGAGGGCCGGACGGCGGTGCAGCTGGCCGCCGAGTGCCATCCCGGCGAGGCCGCGGAGGTCACCGTCCGGGCGGAGCTGTCCCGGCTGCGCCGCCTGGTGGGCGCCGACCTGGTGGGCTCCCGCCCGTACCGCCTGCTCGGGCGGATCGACACCGACCTGGACCGGGTCCGCCGGCTGCTGGCGCGGGGCGCCGTCGGCGAGGCGCTGGAGCGCTACCCCGGCGCGGTGCTGCCCGGCTCCCGCGCGCCGGGGGTCGCCGTCGCCCGCGAGCGGGTGGGCGCGCTGCTCCGGCAGGCGGTCCTGCGCAGCCGCCGTCCGGAGCTGCTCCTGCGCTACGCCCAGCTGCCGGAGGCCCGGGACGACGTGCTGGTGTGGCAGACGTGCCTGGAGTGGCTGCCGGCCAGCTCCCCGCGTCGGGCGGCGGCGGCCGCGCACCTGCTGCGCCTGCGGCGGGGACCCCGCCCGCGCTGAACCCGCCGGGAATGCCGACCGACAGTGAGCTCTTGGCACAGCGAGTGAGTGCCGTGTCGTCGCCCGCAAGCCCCCCGTCCCTGAGCACCGTCCGCGTCGTCGTCGCCGTGGTCGCCCTCGCGCTCGGTGGGTTCGCGATCGGCACGACGGAGTTCGTGACGATGGGCGTCCTGCCCGACATCGCCGACGGCGTGGGTGTCGACATCCCCTCGGCCGGTCACCTCATCTCCGTCTACGCCCTGGGCGTCGTCGTCGGGGCTCCGGTCATCGCCGCGCTGAGCGCCCGGCTGCCCCGGCGGGCCCTGCTCGTCGGGCTGATGGGCGCGTTCCTGCTCGGCAACGTGCTGACCGCCGTGGCGCCCGGCTACCCCACCCTGCTGGCCGCCCGGTTCCTGAGCGGGCTGCCGCACGGCGCCTACTTCGGCGTGGCCTCCCTGGTCGCGGCGTCGCTCGTCGCCCCGCACCTGCGCGGGCGCGCGGTGAGTTCGGTGCTGCTGGGCCTGGCGGCGGCGATGCTCACCGGTGTCCCCGCGGCCACCTGGCTCGGGCAGCAGTTCGGCTGGCGCTCGGCGTACTGGACGGTCGTGCTCCTCGCCGCGGTCACGGTCGCCGCCGTGCTGGCCGTCGTCCCCTCGTCGCCGGGACGCCCCGAGGCCACGGTGCGGGGTGAGCTCCAGGCCCTGCGCCGGCCCCAGGTGCTGCTGACGCTGGGAGTCGGGATCGTCGGCTTCGGCGGGATGTTCGCCCTCTACAGCTACATCGCCCCCGTCATCACCGACGTCGCCGGGCTGTCGCGCGGAACGGTGCCGCTGATCCTGCTGGTCTACGGGGCGGGTGGCGTGATCGGCACGGCGCTCGGCGGTCGCCTGGCCGACCTGGCGCTGTTCGGCTCCCTCGTCGCGGCCCTCGTCGCGCTCGGCGTCCTCCTCGCCCTCGTGGCGCTCACCGCCTCGTCCCCGGCGGCGCTCGTCGTCGGCGTCTTCCTGGTGTCCGTGGGCGCCTCCGTGCTGGCCGTCTGCCTGCAGATGCGGCTCATGGAGACCGCGGGCGACGCCCAGATGCTGGGAGCAGCCCTCAACCACTCGGCCCTGAACCTGGCGAACGCGCTCGGCGCCTGGCTCGGCGGCCTGGTCATCGCTGCGGGTCTGGGCTTCCGCGCGCCCAGCGCCGTCGGTGCCGGGCTGGCCGCCGCCGGCCTCGTCCCGCTCGCGGTGTCAGCCGTCCTGCGCCGTCGCGAGACGGCCGCTCCGGTGGCCGCCGTGCCGACGCCGTCCGGCGTCCCGGTCGGCTGAGCTGCAACCACGCTGCAACGTTGCGCGACAACCGGGAACAGTCGATCTTCCCGGTTTTCCGCCGTTTTCGGCGTCCCGGAGCCCTCCGGGGCGATCACTGAGCCTGGCCTAACCTGCGCCGGGCAGTACAGACTCCGCCCGAAGGCCGGCAGTGACCGGGGCCACACCTCAGAGCGGAGGGCCATGACCCAGATCAACGTGCGGGTCGACGGGGCGTCCTACAGCGACGACGTCGAACCGCGGACGCTGCTCGTCCACTACCTGCGGGAGCAACTCGGCAAGGTCGGCACCGTCGTCGGTTGCGACACCAGCAACTGCGGCGCGTGCACCGTGCACCTCGACGGCGAGGCCGTGAAGAGCTGCACCGTCTTCGCCGTCCAGGCCGACGGCAGCGAGGTCACCACGATCGAGGGCATCTCCTCGAACGGGACCCTGCACCCCATGCAGAAGGCATTCCACGAGATGCACGGCCTGCAGTGCGGGTTCTGCACCCCCGGGATGATCATGGCGTCGATCGACCTGGTGAAGGACAACCCGGACCCCAGCGAGGACGAGGTGCGCGAGGGCATCGAGGGCAACCTCTGCCGGTGCACCGGCTACCAGAACATCATCCGCGCGGTGCAGCAGGCCGCCGGTGAGATGAGCGGCCGCACCGCTGCTGCCGACACCCTCGGAGCGCAGTCATGACCCTCGTCGAGGAGCCGGCCGCCGCGACGCCGGAGAAGGAGATCGGCAGGGCGCGCCGCCGCAAGGAGGACGCCCGGCTGATCACGGGCAGGACCACGTGGACCGACAACATGGTCCTGCCGGGGATGCTGCACCTCGCGATCGTCCGCAGCCCCGTGGCCCACGCCAGGATCACCAACGTCGACGTCTCGGCGGCCCAGCAGGCACCCGGCGTCATCGCGGTCTTCACCGGGGCAGACCTCGCCGAGGAGCAGGGTTCCCTGCCCTGTGCCTGGCCGGTCACGCCGGACATGGTGAACCCGGGGCACCCGTCGGTCGCCGTCGACGAGGTGAACCACGTCGGCGAGGCCGTCGCGGTCATCGTGGGGCGCAGCAAGGTCGCCGCCCAGGACGCCGTCGAGCTGGTCGACGTCGATTACGACCTGCTGCCCGTCGTCCTCGACATGGAGGAGGCGGTGAAGGACGGGGCGGACCTCGTCCACGACCACACGTCGGCCAACACCAGCTACCACTTCGTCTTCGACGCCGGCGAGGCCGGCACCGGTGCCGACACCGAGCAGGCGTTCGCCGACGCCGAGGTCGTGGTCAGCCGACGGTTGATCAACCAGCGGCTGATCCCGGCCTTCATGGAGCCCCGCTCCGTGGTGGTCCAGCCGCAGGGGGACAACTACACCTTGTGGTCGGCCACCCAGATCCCGCACATCCTCCGGGTGATGCTGGCGATGGTCACCGGTGTTCCCGAGCACAAGCTGCGGGTCATCGCGCCGGACGTGGGGGGCGGGTTCGGCGGCAAGATCACGCCCACGCCCGAGGAGGTCCTGACCCTCCTGGTCGCCCGGCGGCTCGGGAAGCCGATCAAGTGGACCGAGACGCGCAGCGAGTCGCTGATGACCGCCCACCACGGCCGCGACCAGATCCAGTACATCGACATCGCGGCCGACCGCGAGGGCAACGTCAAGGGCCTGCGCGTCCGGCTGCTGGCCGACATGGGCGCCTACCTGCGGCTCATCACGCCGGGCATCCCGGCGCTCGGGGCGTTCATGTTCCCGGGCATCTACAAGTTCCCGGCCTACCGGTTCGAGTGCGACGGCGTCTTCACGAACAAGGTGCCCACCGACGCCTACCGCGGCGCCGGCCGGCCCGAGGCGACCTTCGCCATCGAGCGGATCATGGACGAACTCGCCGTCGAGCTCGGCATGGACCCGCTGGAGCTGCGGCGGAAGAACTGGATCCGGGCCGAGGAGTTCCCGTTCACCACCGTG from Blastococcus colisei harbors:
- a CDS encoding multidrug effflux MFS transporter — protein: MTTLQERPAAAPPLAVPRPDAARTALVLGAFVAIGPLTIDMYLPALPTITRELETTSAAVQLTLTGTLIGLALGQLVLGPLSDAFGRRRPLLAGTALHVLASLLVIVAPNLAVLGGLRVLQGVGTAAGAVVALAIVRDLYDGRAAATMLSRLFLVLGAAPVLAPTIGGELLRFTSWRGIFAFLAVYGVVMIVVGYRLLPETLPPERRVSSGVRGTLRGYRSLFRDRAYVGLVLVAGLTMAGLFSYVSGSAFVYQGEFGLDEQQFGLLFGAGAFWLIAATQLNPLLLRRWSPQQLLVAGTVAGAAAGAALVVLAGTGTGGLPAVAGSLWAVLFACGLALPNAPALALSRHGDAAGTAAALLGAIQFGVGAVVSPVVGLLGNDAVAIGTVVVTALVLAIAVLALVVRPWELPVPDDDAVPVAAH
- a CDS encoding GAF domain-containing protein — protein: MPSAVNPWLALPTGRPGPDHDRRLRAAHERLVTGTALGDGPADIAVRSVVHDSWRRSLGSGVDPDGGEPPVDLLDDDLIAYREAHPLALVMPVIRRLLVEDAEDGRMIVAVTDAGGRMLWVEGDSALRSRAAGMHFVEGARWSEEVVGTNAPGTALAVDHAVQIYGSEHFRRPVQPWSCSAAPVHDPVTGVLLGAIDVTGGDHVASPHVLTLVRATVAAVESELRWQHREQLQRGSRATPLQRLAPRLDVLGRERARLTLPAGPVELSLRHSELLLLLAEAAVAGEGRTAVQLAAECHPGEAAEVTVRAELSRLRRLVGADLVGSRPYRLLGRIDTDLDRVRRLLARGAVGEALERYPGAVLPGSRAPGVAVARERVGALLRQAVLRSRRPELLLRYAQLPEARDDVLVWQTCLEWLPASSPRRAAAAAHLLRLRRGPRPR
- a CDS encoding MFS transporter, encoding MSSPASPPSLSTVRVVVAVVALALGGFAIGTTEFVTMGVLPDIADGVGVDIPSAGHLISVYALGVVVGAPVIAALSARLPRRALLVGLMGAFLLGNVLTAVAPGYPTLLAARFLSGLPHGAYFGVASLVAASLVAPHLRGRAVSSVLLGLAAAMLTGVPAATWLGQQFGWRSAYWTVVLLAAVTVAAVLAVVPSSPGRPEATVRGELQALRRPQVLLTLGVGIVGFGGMFALYSYIAPVITDVAGLSRGTVPLILLVYGAGGVIGTALGGRLADLALFGSLVAALVALGVLLALVALTASSPAALVVGVFLVSVGASVLAVCLQMRLMETAGDAQMLGAALNHSALNLANALGAWLGGLVIAAGLGFRAPSAVGAGLAAAGLVPLAVSAVLRRRETAAPVAAVPTPSGVPVG
- a CDS encoding (2Fe-2S)-binding protein encodes the protein MTQINVRVDGASYSDDVEPRTLLVHYLREQLGKVGTVVGCDTSNCGACTVHLDGEAVKSCTVFAVQADGSEVTTIEGISSNGTLHPMQKAFHEMHGLQCGFCTPGMIMASIDLVKDNPDPSEDEVREGIEGNLCRCTGYQNIIRAVQQAAGEMSGRTAAADTLGAQS
- a CDS encoding xanthine dehydrogenase family protein molybdopterin-binding subunit, with product MTLVEEPAAATPEKEIGRARRRKEDARLITGRTTWTDNMVLPGMLHLAIVRSPVAHARITNVDVSAAQQAPGVIAVFTGADLAEEQGSLPCAWPVTPDMVNPGHPSVAVDEVNHVGEAVAVIVGRSKVAAQDAVELVDVDYDLLPVVLDMEEAVKDGADLVHDHTSANTSYHFVFDAGEAGTGADTEQAFADAEVVVSRRLINQRLIPAFMEPRSVVVQPQGDNYTLWSATQIPHILRVMLAMVTGVPEHKLRVIAPDVGGGFGGKITPTPEEVLTLLVARRLGKPIKWTETRSESLMTAHHGRDQIQYIDIAADREGNVKGLRVRLLADMGAYLRLITPGIPALGAFMFPGIYKFPAYRFECDGVFTNKVPTDAYRGAGRPEATFAIERIMDELAVELGMDPLELRRKNWIRAEEFPFTTVAGLQYDSGDYDGATQAALELLGYDELRAEQQRRRESGDPVQLGIGFSTFTEMCGLAPSRVLGSLSFGAGGWESASIRMLPTGKVEVVTGSTPHGQGHETAWSQLVADHLGVPFEDVEVLHGDTAISSKGLDTYGSRSLVVGGTAVVKAAEKVVAKARKIAAHLLEASEDDLEFSGGKFSVRGTPGTGLGIQEIALAIFAAHNYPEGVEPSIDAEATFDPENFSFPHGTHICAMEVDTETGFVKIRKYACVDDVGTIVNPLIVEGQVHGGLAQGIAQALYEEAVYDADGNLTTGTFVDYLVPSAADLPHFDTGNTVHEATSNPIGAKGVGEAGCIASTPAVVNAAIDAVRHLGVSDLRMPLTPERVWRALHEGGDGAGLPPGPDRATAGTIAYGGASTETSSGVSTDASSLGGDR